The genomic region GGCAGCGTGCCCAGATCGACCGTCGCAAACGCCCGGGCCGTCAGGCTGCCGAACGTCGGGTCCGTATACCGGCCGATCAGCAGGCGGCCGGTCCGGTCGGTCTGCACCGAATCCAGCAGCACGGTGGAGGTGCGGACCGTAAAGGTGTCCGTATAGTAAACCCCGACCGGCGTTGTCGGGGTCAATCCAATTTCCTTCGGCTCTTCGCAGGCCGTGAGCCACAGAGAGGCAGCCGCCAGCCAGGTGATCGCGAAGACCTTAGCCAACCAGCTCGGTGTAGAGGGTGTAATACCGTTCGGCGACATTTTCGTCTTCTTCCGTAAGTTCAATTTTTTTCTCAGGCAGGTCATTCAAAATACTGGTTAAGCTGTCGCTGAAGTCTTCATCGGCCTTCACGACCACGTCGGCGTAGGCGCAGCCGATTTTCACGAATCCTTCAAAATCGCCTGTTTTCAGGTGCGACAGCATTTCTTCGTCGATGTCCATCGCTTTGGCCTTCTCGACGATGTCATCGGTAAAACGGTGGGTGAACGAATTATTGTACACCGAAAAGACCGATTTTGTATCCTTGAACATCGGGTCGTTCTTGTAGGTCGTTTTCAGGTACAGCGGAATCAGGGCCGTCATCCAGTCGTTGCAGTGTACGATGTCGGGCGACCAGCCAAGTTTCTTCACGGTTTCGAGGACGCCTTTGCAGAAAAAGATCGCCCGTTCGTCGTTATCTTCGTAAAAGCGGTTCTCTTTATCGAAGAAGACGTGCTTCCGCTGGAAGTAATCTTCGTTATCGATGAAATACACCTGCAGCTTGGCATTCGGAATCGACGCTACCTTGATAATCAGGGGCTTTTCCTCATCGCCCACTGTGATATTAATACCAGACAACCTGACCACCTCGTGCAGCCGGTTTTTCCGCTCGTTAATAAGGCCGAAACGGGGCACAAGAATACGAATTTCCATGCCGCGTTCCTGCATTTCCTGCGGAAGCTTCCGAACAAAATCGGCTACATCAGAGGTTTGAAGGAAGGGGTTAATTTCGCTGGCAACGTAGAGAATCCGAAGTTTGCTCATAAAACGATCGGGGGCTATAGTAGTGGACGGTAGTTCATTCTTGAACTCCTAAAAAACTTGCAAAATTATACAAAAAAATCTCAGATTTCAATAGAATTTGCGTCATAAATCTACTCTTTTTGTATCATTGCAGGTTTATTTCAAGGATTGAATGATTGATTGTCTGAATAACTGAACCGCTCCGCCGAAACTTCCAATCAGTCATTCAGCCAATCAATCATTCAATCATTCCCCCGATGCACATCTTTTCAACCGCCACCGAGCTTCGCCGCTACCTGAATACCGTTCGGCGGGCCGGACGACCTGTTCACTTTGTGCCCACGATGGGGGCGCTGCACGAAGGCCATCTGTCGCTGATCGAGGCGGCCCGCACCGACCTCTGGCATCTCGGCGGCGACTTCGGTCAGGAGCCCGCCCTGACGGTGTGCAGCATTTTTGTCAACCCGACGCAGTTCAACAATCCCGACGATCTGGCCCGGTATCCGCGTACGCTCGAAGCCGATCTGGCGCTACTGGAAGCGGCGGGCTGCGACGCGGTTTTTGCGCCCTCCGTGGCCGAAATGTACCCCGTCCCGGCGGTGCTGAAGATTCATTTCGGGGATCTGGAAACGGTGATGGAAGGAGCTTTCCGGCCCGGCCACTTCAACGGCGTGGGCATCGTGGTGGCCAAGCTTTTCCACCTGGTGCAGCCCGACCGGGCTTATTTCGGCCAGAAAGACCTGCAGCAGGTAGCCGTCGTCAAGCGGCTGGTGCGCGACCTGAGCTTTCCGGTCGAGATTGTCCGCTGCCCCACCCTGCGCGAAGCGGACGGCCTCGCCATGTCGTCGCGCAACCGGCTTCTTTCGCCCGACGAGCGCCGGCAGGCCACCGAACTTTACCGGGTTCTCACGCGGGCGCAGTCGCTCCTCACCGACGAAACGCCCATGGACGCCACCCGGGCAGCGGTAGCGCAGCACTTTGCCGACCTGCCGCAATTCCGCCTCGAATACTTCGAAATCGCCAACGCGGACACGCTCCAGCCGGTCGGCGACCTCCAGGCGCCCGGCACCACCGCCCTGCTCATCGCCGCGCAGCTCGGGAAAGTGCGGCTTATCGACAATCTGGTGTTTTAAAAAGTCGTCAGTCAGGCAGTGGTCAGTCGCTTCGCAGGTTTCGAATGGAGGCAGCGCAACCGACGACTGATAACTGCTCGCTGAACTTCTCCCGCTCCCCCAACGTTCTTTCGCTGACTGGATAACTGGGGCGGAATCATTACCTTTGCGCCCCTATCGTAACCAGATAGCCTATAGAAATCGCCCATGTTCATTACTGTAATGAAATCGAAGATCCACCGGGTCCGGGTGACGCAGGCCGAACTGAACTATGTCGGCAGCATCACCATCGACGAGGACCTGATGGACGCCGCCGGACTAATTGAAAATGAGCAGGTTCATATCGTCAACAACAACAATGGCGAACGCCTGATTACCTACGTCATCAAAGGAGAACGCGGTTCGGGCATCATCTGCCTCAACGGCGCCGCAGCCCGGCGGGCTCAGGTTGGCGACATCATCATCATCATTGCGTACGGCATGATGTCGCAGGAAGAAGCCGGCACGTTTAAGCCTACGGTCGTCTTTCCGGACGCCGAAAACCGGCTTGTCAAATAGGATTAATAAAAATTTCATTTCGGTAAGAGTCAGTTTCCGCTATTTTTGGTACGGAAACTGACTCTCTTCGTTTCTGAAACCGTCGTTTCGGAGTCACCAACTGCATGAAGAACATCATCAAGTACACCATTTCACTAGGAATTGCCGCCGGACTTCTCTGGTACGTATTCAAGGACATCAATCTGGCGGCGATGTTCGACGCCTTCCGCAAAGCCGATTATCGCTGGATCATTGCTTCGGGTCTGCTGACCATTCTGGCGCACTGGAGCCGGGCCTACCGCTGGAGCCTGCTCATGGAGCCGGTCGTCGGTCGGCGGGTGTCGGCCTTTGATACGACCCTGGCGGTGCTGACGGGTTATTTTGCCAACCTCATCATTCCCCGCATGGGCGAAGTGACGCGCTGCGGCACGCTAAACCGGCTGGAAGGGGTTCCGGTGAACGTGAGTTTCGGCACGGTGGTAGCCGAACGCGTCTTCGACGTTCTGGTCCTGCTGACGCTCATTACCGGTACGTTCCTGCTCGAATTCGACCGGCTGAGCACTTTTTTCCTCGATTTCTTTTCGTCAAAACTGAACGTTCCGGGCCTGAAGGATAACTCCTGGCCGCTCATCATCCTGGCGGGTTCGCTGCTCGGCGGGCTGGTGCTGGTCTGGTTTTTCTACAACAAGTACAAGGAAGTGCTGCGCGAAAAGCCGTTTTTCCAGAAAATCAGAAAGTTTACGGACGGGTTGCTCGAAGGGCTGCTCAGCGTCCGGAAGCTGAAAAATCCCGGGGCCTTCGCCCTCCATACGGTGCTGATCTGGGTGACGTACTACTTCATGTCGTATGTCCTGTTCTTTTCGATGCCTCAGACGTCGGGGCTGGATATGCTGGCTGGTCTGACCATTCTGATCATGGGCGGGATTGGCATGGCGGCCCCCGTTCAGGGCGGCATCGGGCCGTTTCACCTGCTGGTGGGCAACACGCTGGTGCTGTACGGACTGACGCAGCAGGACGGAATCGTGCTGGCCACGTTTATGCACGCCGTGCAGACGCTGGTGACGCTGCTGCTGGGCGGCCTGAGCTTCCTGATTGTGCTGTTCCGCCAGAATCGCAGCCCGCTTGCGCAGACGGCCGCCACGGAGCCCGTCAACCTGGGCCGGTAAGTTTTGTGCCACGCCATTCGTGCCCCGATTCCGGGTCAGGGCACGGATAAAAGACCGTACGTAGTATCTTCGCCGCATGACCGAATCCAAAATTCTTACCCGCCCCGAAGCGGTGCAGCAGGCCGAAGCCTGGCGGGCCGCCGGACAGCGCATTGTTTTTACCAACGGCTGTTTTGACATCGTTCACCTCGGCCACATCGATTATCTGGAAAAAGCCCGTTCGCTGGGCGACCGGCTCGTTCTTGGCCTGAATACCGACGCTTCCGTTAGCTGCATCAAAGGTCCGCTGCGGCCGGTCGTCAACGAATACGCCCGCGCCCGCCTCATGGCCGCGCTGGAATTTGTAGATGCCGTAGTGCTCTTCGGCGAACCGACCCCGCTCGAACTCATTGAGGCCGTTCGTCCCCACATTCTCGTCAAGGGCGATGATTATAGCGTAGAAAACATCGTCGGGGCGGATTTCGTTATTCAGAACGGGGGAAGCGTGCAGACGGTAGCGCTGGTGCCGGGGTATTCGACAACCAAACTGATTGAGAAAATCCGGCAGGCTTATCAGTAACCGCATGGGACAAATGGCGGCCTGCCGCGTTAAACGGTCATAGTTTTAGACAAAAACCGAACCCTTCCCTTGACAAAAATTGTTTCATTAGGGAAGTTCGCAACTGAATCTTCCTTACTAAACTTTGACTGAACGATGCCCGGATATTGGATTATCTTCATCCTTTTTGCCTTAATCAGCGCCGCAGTAAGCTGGCGGCTGCGTAGTAAATTCAACCAGTACTCACAGGTTGGCCTGCAAAACGGCCTTAGCGGGGCAGAAATCGCCCAGCGGATGCTGCAGGAAAACGGTATTCATGACGTCCGCGTCCTGTCCGTGGAAGGGATGCTCACCGACCACTACAATCCGCAGGACAAGACCGTCAACCTGAGCGCGGACGTGTATTACGGTCGCTCGGTAGCGGCGGCGGCGGTGGCGGCCCACGAATGCGGTCACGCCGTGCAGCACGCTACGGCCTACGGCCCGCTGAAGTTCCGCTCGGCGATGGTGCCGTTCCTGACCATTTCGTCGCAGTACATGCAGTGGATTATCCTGATCGGGATTTTCCTGATCAACACGACGATTCTGCCGCTGGCGCTTGGGGTGGCCCTGTTTGCCATCACGACGCTGTTCAGCTTTATCACCCTGCCGGTGGAGTTCGACGCGAGCCGCCGGGCCCTGGCCTGGATTGATACTCGGGGTGTGGTGAACCGGCAGGAACACGAATACGCAAAAGATGCCCTGTGGTGGGCGGCCATGACGTACGTCGTAGCGGCTCTGGGCTCTCTGGCTACGCTGCTGTACTACGTCAGCATTCTGATGGGCAGCCGCCGCAACAACTAATCTCACTCTTTTTCATAGCAAAGGCCCGGCTTTCGAACCGGGCCTTTCTTTTTTTGTACGGGTCAATGACTACCGGAGCGCGACCGATTCCTGCATCTGTTCTACGCGGGGGTTGGGCGCATGCTGCTGGTCGATCAGTCCGCCGACGAAGGCGATCACGGCGGCAATCAGTAGGGCGGGCCAGAACCCGTGAATGGTGAAGCTGGACATCATCTTATCGATCAGTTTCAGGATCAACGCCGTGACGACCAGTCTTACCAGGCCGGTCAGCAGGAAAAACGTCACCAAGTTGAGTGGGAAGCTGATAATCCAGCCGATAAAGAAGTTAAGGACTCCAAGCAGGAAGGCAATCAGGATGGCTGTTCCAAAGTTTTTAACATCAATCTGGGGCATCAGGTAAGCCAGGCCGAAGATGATGGCCGCATCGAGCAGCAAATGAAGGATGAAATTCATAGACAGATAGGATTGTTTGCGTGCAATGTTAAACAGATTGCCTGTACGGTTGTTCATACATCAGAAAAAAAACCGCCTTCTATGAAGCTGATTCTGTTACCGTTAGCGCTCTTTGGTTTACTAACTGACTTATCCTGTGGCCAGTCGACGGGACGGGAAAGCACCGCTTCCCAAACGGCCGATTCGCTGTATCAATACCGGGATGCCTCCCGCGACGGCATCGGCAAACAGTACCAGGGTCGCGAGATTGCGCAGGTGATGGGCCATCTGGGGGCCGACTGGCTCGACCGCCCCGAACGTGAGCAGGAAGAGCGCACCGACCTGCTGCTCGACGCCCTTGCCCTGAAACCGACCGACGTTGTGGCCGATATTGGCGCCGGCACCGGTTACTTTACGTTTCGCATGGCCCCGGCCGTACCGCAGGGCCGCGTGCTGGCCGTCGATATTCAGCCGGAAATGATCGAGTACCTGAACGAAAACCGGAAAAAGCAGAAGGCGTCCAATGTGCAGCCCGTGCTGGGCACCATCACGGACCCGAAACTTCCTCCGAACAGCATCGATATGGCGCTGATGGTGGATGCGTACCACGAGTTTTCGCATCCCTACGAAATGATGCGTCAAATTGTGAAAGCCCTGCGCCCCGGCGGCCGGGTGGTGCTGGTGGAATACCGCGCCGAAGACCCCAGCGTGCCCATCAAACCCCTGCACAAAATGAGCGTTCGGCAGGCTACCCGGGAGATGAAAGCGGTGGGCCTCATGTTTGAAAAAGTAGCCAGAACGCTGCCTCAGCAACACATTATCTTTTTCAAAAAATAACCCCTATCACTCTGAATATCAAGACAATACAACCTAACCAATCGAAACAAAACGGGCACTTTCCTCGCTTGCCGGGTGTTTTATTGATGTACCAGCAAGCGGAAAAGATATGTATTGTGTCAAGTGCGGTAACGAGATCCCCGAAGGTCGTTTGAAGGCCCTTCCGAATACCAAGACCTGCGTCCGTTGTTCGGGCGCGCAGCGGGTGGCCGGCTTCCCGATGATTACCGGCAAGACGGAGTACTCGGCCCTGCAATTGATGTCGCAGGACGACGCCCGTCGACTTCAGCACATGCAGCAGCGGCGCGGCACCGGAGCGTCGCAGTTCATGACGCGGGAGAAGCGCAACTGATGTCCGAACCGGGATTGACGGTGATTTTAAGGATTAACTATGATTTATCTGGAAGCGAAGCCAATCCTGTTAATCCTTAAAAATCACCGTCAATCCCGGTTCAGGACAGTTTACTTTTTCGGTAGCCGTAGAGGAAGTAGATCACCAGCCCGATCACGAGCCAGATGCCAAAAATCCGCCAGTTGCTCAGGCCGAGTTCGGTCATCAGATACAGGTTCGTCAGGATGCCCAGCACGGGGAGCAGCGAGAAATTACGCAGGAAGCTTAGGACCGAGAGCGTTGCCCAGACGAGCCAGAACACAATCTGGAGCGGCTTTTCTTCCATCGCCGAAAACAGATTTCCCGACGCATACGCCCAGACCAGCGTACCGACGAAGCCTAGCCCTACCAGGAACTTCCCGTTCACGTACGGCACTTTGAACTTGGATTGCGCCGAAATGCCCTTCGCATCCAGATACAGAATGCCGCCGCAGACCAGAATAAAGGCGAAGAACGTCCCGACGCTGGTCAGGTCGATGAAAAACTGCATGTCGAGGAAAAGCGACGGAATCGCCACCAGCGCCCCGGTCACGAAGGTCGCGAAGGAAGGCGTCCGGTAACGCGGGTGAATGCGGGAGAAGGCGGGCCACAGCAGTCCGTCGCGGCTCATGGTCATCCAGATGCGTGGCTGGCCGAGCTGGTACACCAGCAGCGCGCTCGTGATGGCGACCACCGCACTCACGGAGATAACGCCCGCCACAAAATCCATGCCCACCTTCTGAAACACATACGCCAGCGGGTCGTCTACGCCCAGTTCCTTGTAGTTGACCATTCCCGTTAGTACGAGCGTAATCAGCACGTACAGGATGGTACAGATGATGAGGCAGTAGATCATGGCTTTGGGCAGGTCCCGCTGCGGATTCTTACACTCTTCGGCCGTCGTCGAAATCGAATCAAACCCGATGAAAGCGAAGAAAACAGATGCCACCCCGCTCAGGACGCCCGAAATTCCGTTTGGAGCGAACGGCGACCAGTTGGCCGGTTTGACAAAAAAGGCACCCGCCGCAATGACCAGCAGGATGACGCCCAGTTTCAGCACGACCAGAATGTTGCTGGCCGTCCGGGACTCCTTGATGCCGATGTAGACCAATGCTGTAATGAGCACCGTGATCAGACCAGCCGGCAGGTCCATGATCAGCCGCAAATCACCAAATGTCGGCGCGGCGGCGTAAGCCTGGGCCAGCAGCTGCTCTCCCCCCGTCAAGACGGCCCCGGCGGTTTGTGATTTCTCGAACGCGGCGGCCGCCGATCCGTAGTCGGTCGATAAATAGCCCGGAAACTGGATGCCGAAGCCCGTCAGCATGGACGTAAAATACTCGGACCACGAAATTGCCACCACCATGTTGCTGACGGCATATTCCAGAATGAGCGCCCAGCCGATGATCCAGGCAAAAATCTCCCCGAACGAAACGTAAGCGTACGTGTAGGCGCTTCCGCTCACCGGCACCGTCGAGGCAAACTGGGCATAACTGAGCGCCGTAAAAACGCAGGCGATGGCCGTAAAGACAAAAAGCAGCGAAACGGCGGGCCCGCCGTTGACGCTGGCCCGACCGATGGTACTAAAGATTCCGGCCCCGATGATGGCCGCAATGCCGAGGGAAGTCAGGTCGCGGACACCCAGCACTTTGACAAGGTGGGAGGAGTTGCTGTCGTCGGCATCGCCTACGGCCTGGTTAACGCTTTTTCTTCTGAAAATGGAGTCAGACATAAAACTGGGAGTAAGTCCGTACGGGTGAATGGTCCGCCTCCCACAGAGTCCGGCGGAGCCACTGACGGCGTACGACTATTTTGTTTCTTCGATTAATACGGTTAGTTCTTTGATCCGCGAGCGGGTTATTTCCTCTTTGCAGGTGGCTACCATCATGGGCATCATGGAGCCGCCGGCGTAGCGGGTTTCGTAAAGTTTACAATGGGCATCCCGGAACAGAATCCATTGCCGCTGCGCCTGAACCAGGACGGCTTTCTCGCCGGCGGTCATCAGTCCGGTGAGCTTTTTGTAGACCGCATTCAGGTCCTTGTCAGCCTTCTGGTAGCTAAGGGCTGCGCAGTAGTTCATGTCCGATTGCGTCTGGGGATTTGAGCAGTCGGGCCGGGAGGCAGACGGGCTGGCACTTTGAGCGGCCGCCGCCAGACTTCCCAGCAGAGCCACGCTCAAAAGCAGGTAGTTTTTGGTCATTTAGTACGATGAATACGGATACTTGTTGATTTGTGATGCTAAAAATAGAAATACTTTTCAAATTTGAAGCGTTTCTATGCTACCATGTCCATTCACGTACAGAACTTAATCAAGCAGTACAGCACGGGCCAGCGGGCCGTAGATGATATTTCCTTTTCGGTTCAACCGGGCGAAATTGTCGGGTTTCTCGGTCCCAACGGCGCGGGAAAATCCACGACGATGAAGATCGCCACGGGCTACCTTCCTCCCACCGGCGGCACCGTCGAAGTAGCGGGCTTCAACGTCCGGACCCAGTCGATGGACGTGCGGCGCAGCACCGGCTATCTTCCCGAACACAACCCGCTGTATCTGGACATGTACGTGAAGGAGTACCTGCGCTTTGCGGGTTCGCTGAATGGCCTGAAGGGGCCCGAATTAGCCAACGGAATCAGCGGGATTATCGAGCGGGTGGGCCTGGGACCTGAACAGCACAAACGCATCGGCCAGTTATCCAAAGGCTACCGCCAGCGGGTGGGTCTGGCCCAGGCGCTGCTGCACAATCCGCCCGTACTGATTCTGGACGAACCCACGACGGGTCTGGACCCCAACCAGCTGACCGAAATCCGCAACGTCATCCGGGAGGCGGGCCGGGAAAAAACGGTCCTTTTTTCGACCCACATCATGCAGGAAGTGGAAGCCCTGTGCGACCGGGTTGTCATTATCAACCGGGGACGGCTGGTCGCCGACGGACGGCTGGACGAACTGCGCGGAGCCTCGGCCGATACGGTCACGATCGTAGCCGAATTTGAAGAAGAGTTGACAGGAGAAAACGTACTGACCGAACTGGCGGGTGTCCGGCAGGTCGAACCGCTGGGGCGCGGGCATTACCGGATCGTGGCCGACCGGAACGCCGACGTGCGCGCGGCCATCTTCCGGCTCGCGGCCGACAAAAACCTGACGCTGGTCGGTCTGAAACAGCAGGAAAACAGCCTCGAAGGCCTCTTTCGCGAACTCACCAAAGGAAATTAAGAATTAAAAGTTAAGAGTTAAAAATAGGCTCCGCTGATTCAGGTTTTAACCCTCAGCGGAGCTTATTTTTAACTCTTAACTTTTAACTTTTAATTACTTCCGGGCTTGCGCCATCAGTGGATACTGGTCGAAGATCGACCGGACGATTCCTTTGAAGTAGTTGTTCTTATAGTTCGGGTGTTTAGTCACGCGTGAGGCATACCCTTTCCAGATGACCTGATACGTTTCGGCGTCGATGAGCGAGATCATCAGCGTGCCTTCATCCAGGTTGTAATCAATGCGTTTGTAGGTGGCATCGTTATCTTCGCTCACGACCCAATCCTTGATGACCGGCTGCTGGTAGCCCCGGAACCGCAGGTCGTTGCGGAAGATGTTGTACGAAATCAACAGGTGCGGGCTGCGGTTGGCTACCTGATAGCCCCGGGCTTCCATCTGGTGACGGATAGCGTCCTGAATGTCCGAACACAGCAGCGTCGAATCCACGTACTCACACTCCAGGAAATTAAACGATTCGTAATTCTTGAAATGACCTTCGTAGCTGTAATCATGTTCTACGAATAACTTCCCGGGCATACACCCTGCCAAACCCGCGAGGGCCGCGACAATCAAAACACCGACAAAATGCTTCATACGTAAACGACACTTTTTAGCTGGACTGATTAGTTGATTTCGTTAGGACAAACTGTTTTTGTTACCGATAGGTTTACAAAAAAATACGACTCCAAACTAAAACCGGCCTTCTCCGTACGAACAGGCTAAGCCCGGTAATACTCAAGCGCTTTGCGCATTTCAGCCGGTGTGACGGTCAGGTCGAAGGCGCAGCTGCCCGGTCCGTTGGGCAGCGCCATGCGGACCTGGCCGCCGCGGTTCTTCTTGTCCTGCCGCGTCAGGGCCAGAATAGGCTCGATATCGGCGTCCGACAGGGCCACCCGGCCGTATATGGAAAACAGGTATTCTTCGATCTGACCCAGCAGCCGCTCATCGATCATTTTCCGGTTGAAGGCCAGCCAGGCCTCCGCCAGCATGCCTGCCGCAATGGCCTCGCCGTGCAGCAGGCGTTTTTTGGGTATGTTGAGGAAGTGCGTTTCAATGGCATGGCCCAGCGTGTGACCGAAGTTGAGAATCTTACGAATTCCCTTCTCGGTTGGATCTTGCTCGACCACTTTTTTCTTGATTTCGACGGAATGCGCCACCAGGGCCTCCCAGTCTTGTTCATGCAGGTCACGGCGGCGAATGTCGTCCCATCTGCCCGCGTCAGCGATGAGGCAATGCTTGATGATTTCAGCAAAGCCCGACCGAAGTTCGCGTTCCGGAAGCGTCTGAAGAAAAGCCGTGTCGATCAGGACGGCTTCCGGCAGTTTGAACACCCCAATATGGTTTTTAAATCCGTGAAAGTCAATACCTAGCTTTCCGCCCACGCTGGCATCAACCTGTGCCAGTAAGGTGGTGGGAATCTGCACAAAATCGATTCCGCGCTTGTAGGTGGCCGCACAAAACCCGCCCAAATCGCCGATTACCCCGCCTCCGAGGTTAATCAGCAGGCCGTACCGGTCAAAATTGGCTCGCGTCAGCGCCTGCCAGACGGTTTCACAGGTAGCCAGATGCTTGTGTTCTTCGCCGGCGGGGATGGCAATAAGAATATGTTTCGGTAATAATTTTTTTACCAACGGGTAACAATGTTTGCGGGTATTTGCGTCGACCAGCACCGCCACGGACGAATACGAACGATCGTTCAGAAAGCGGGGCAATGAGTCGGAAACCGCAGAAATAAGTACAGACATTTAATGTTTTATAAAAAAATTTAAAAACTTCACAGAAAAGGTCCTATAAGCCTTGCTCCACAGGACAGATAAATCAACAGGAGAATCGGGGCAGGGGCCAAATTTTATTGCACAAAATAAACCAATTATATGCAATGCATAGCCGTGCCATCCCGGTTTGTATTACTATTTCTACTGTGACCCTGTTGATTATGTCTTCAAAATAAGCCAGATTTGAGATTGTATTTTAGATTTTTCTTTAACCAAAGCTAACTTAATAATGAGCAACTCTCTACAGAAATGGCTCTTTATGGTCATTTTGAGCGGGTTGACCGTACTCGGTGCATGGGCGCAGGATAACGCCATCACGGGGAAAGTCACCTCCGCCGAGGATGGCAGTCCAATTCCGGGAGCCAGTGTCATCGTGCGGGGAACCACCCGCGGGACTACCACCGACGCCCAGGGCAATTACCGCATCGCGGCCAGCACCGGCCAGACCCTCCGCTTCAGCTTCATCGGCACCAAGAACCGCGACG from Tellurirhabdus rosea harbors:
- the aroB gene encoding 3-dehydroquinate synthase, giving the protein MSVLISAVSDSLPRFLNDRSYSSVAVLVDANTRKHCYPLVKKLLPKHILIAIPAGEEHKHLATCETVWQALTRANFDRYGLLINLGGGVIGDLGGFCAATYKRGIDFVQIPTTLLAQVDASVGGKLGIDFHGFKNHIGVFKLPEAVLIDTAFLQTLPERELRSGFAEIIKHCLIADAGRWDDIRRRDLHEQDWEALVAHSVEIKKKVVEQDPTEKGIRKILNFGHTLGHAIETHFLNIPKKRLLHGEAIAAGMLAEAWLAFNRKMIDERLLGQIEEYLFSIYGRVALSDADIEPILALTRQDKKNRGGQVRMALPNGPGSCAFDLTVTPAEMRKALEYYRA
- a CDS encoding DUF4136 domain-containing protein produces the protein MKHFVGVLIVAALAGLAGCMPGKLFVEHDYSYEGHFKNYESFNFLECEYVDSTLLCSDIQDAIRHQMEARGYQVANRSPHLLISYNIFRNDLRFRGYQQPVIKDWVVSEDNDATYKRIDYNLDEGTLMISLIDAETYQVIWKGYASRVTKHPNYKNNYFKGIVRSIFDQYPLMAQARK